A stretch of DNA from Anthonomus grandis grandis chromosome 22, icAntGran1.3, whole genome shotgun sequence:
caaaattattttaaatgtctggaattaAATCGCAAATTACTCGAAATGCCTAGAAGATACGACAAACacgttttagtttaaaaataaatacgtaCAAATTAAACATAACTCTTTGGCATACAAATTATTAACTTACTCAAAACACTTAACATTGGCCAACAAGAATATAACCATTACATTTAAGGATAACTCTAAATGCTCTATTATCTCAAtctaatgtattttaaattgggGTAAATTTGGCAATATTGTTGAGCAAAATTGTAAACTTCCGTTAACTCccaaaattgcttcaaaatcgtgaaaatattaaaggtagactcaattgcttggaagactaaaggtttatttaaaattcttggaaaaattagaaatcactccaaatgcctggactaaAGTTTAAAATGACCCcaaatacctgaaataaaatcGAGATTTTCTCACGAGtctgaaaaatgtaaaaaaaattttaactggCTTCAAAATCGTGAAAATATTAAAGGTACAttcaattgcttggaataaaattgaaaattgttcgaaatgcctggaagaaaatcgGAAATTCGTCCATAATCGTCTTTTTATTGGAATACGTCGAAAAACTACTTTGAATgcatgcctgaaataaaaacgaaattattcaaaaagcctggaagatataaaaattactcttaatacatggaaaaaaatcatgaattCACCTCTTTCTAAAAGGATTCTGGaatgaaaaaacaaattctGCAATACTCcaaatgcttgaaataaataaatcattaattcCTTTTCGTTGAAAGaatgactaaaaataaaatttgtcgcTCATTATGTGAATATTTCCCGAATTGTTAATAAGTTGTAATGCTGTTTTATGTCACCAGCtaagtgtcatttattttagCAACTACTCTCAAGAGCAACTTGAAAATGCTCCAGAttatttcacttaaaatttatttgtcatcaaaaatttttaagatttttgagaatcTTTGGAATCCacatttacatgataaatatatCTTAATCGGATGTGTCAAcgaaatcatctttatttcaaaTCACAGTTAATAAACAAACCTGATACGAAAGCAAATTATCTGTAAATATAATACGTAATTAACACGCAAGTAATAAAATGACGGCTTATAAATGGATTATCTGAATAATACGTATGCCGTCGCGCATATTTTATAATTCGATTCTGGACtttataaaatgattaattaggcgatgatgatttaaaatgcaaaaaactaattataagAAATGCGACGGTCATTATTGATGGCAAGTTATACCAGTCATGGTACCTTAAATGGGCACAAGGTACCATAACATGCCAACGTGTCGTCGCAGTCGACTCGTAAATTTTAGGGTACCTAAAGGATCACACGACTTTCTTAtgcgaaatttcaaaaaaagcgAATATGGACGTGCACAAGGAATAAATTAGAAGGGAATCAATTAGGTCTTCTTGCATAATATGGCAACAACGCCAAAGCGAACATCCACGGGTCCGCCCGATTCCTAAACGTTTCTGCATAAGGCAGTGTTGTCATatgtttaatagaaaataaaattgggaTTAATGGCCAATAATGTTGGACAATGTAAACCCGTTGCGTATCGAATGACACGTAAATTCAACTTTCTTTATTAACATGTTGGCTCCAAACCAGAGCGTCAACCGTAACGTAAAGATCAATGTTTATTTCTTGGCAACGGCTGACAATACTTAAATATAATCCGggatttttatggttttaatttaaaaatattatttcaaaatttataggCAGAACGAAGGTTGTATGAAGGAATCAGTAGCTTAACTAATAGATTTTGTCTAGTCAGTTTGACAATAAAGGATAGTAGTTTAGATCCAAATGCTATTCTATTTAACCGTCTATCTAAAATAACGTGCAACTTAATATTACCCTCTAGAATGACAACAAATGATCATAGTAAACccttatcaaaaaataaatgattaatcaATGTTACAAATAATGATTAATTAGATCTCAGAACGTCTTTACAGACCAgtctttttaatatttcgttTGAAACTAGATAGAGATGTAGGAGAATCGTGCATTAAAGGCTTTAACTGCAGCAtaagtgaataaaaatttaaatttagtagtcCAATGTTTAGGAAAGATAAAGTTACCCCAGTTAGGTGTATTTCTACCCTGTGTTGCTATGTAAGAAACAAGTCAACAAGACTTTCTGATAAAATGAAGCTAGACTAGAGAGATGCAAATCTTTCTTCTAAACTCAATCACATAGatgctttaaataaagatgttacataatcaaatttttcatatttgtaGCAAAACTTGAGACAACCATTTTGAAGTTTCTGtacactataatttttttattgggtctttaagaacaaatttatgAGCCTTAGAAATTTGTGAAATAGTTGAAAATTCGGAGTTTATATAGTCTACAGAAGCAGTTAGATATTCAAACGACAAATGAATTTGGGTATCATCCGCATACTGATGTGAACGACATTTTTCTAAATGGCTATAAAAATCGCGTGTGTACAGAGAAAATAAAAGTGGACTCAAAACTCTTGGGGAACACTCCAGTCACCACTTAAACATTTAGGCACCTTTGATCCAATACAAACCTTTTATTTTCTATTCGTTAAATAACGTCTATTAAGTTCAATGGCAttgtcattaaaattaaaatatttcatgtttttgcAGCAAAAAATAGTCTCATCCAACGTGTCAAAAGCTTTACTGTTATCTAACAACACTAAAGCTCTTTACAGAATTAAGTAACTacgaactattttaaaaaatgcatcacCTTAATTTCCGATATATAATTAGGACATAATAACCCAATGTATAGTCAATCCATAACTGTTTCCCAAAAAAACGCAGCTTCATATGGCAACAACGCTATGGCGAACATCTACGGGACGTGACGGATCCATCCGATTCGTGCGTAAAAGCTTGACCGTTGTTCTAAATTAAGTTTACGCGCTATGCGGtgttgtcatatttttttttaaacaataagttTCGAATTCAATGACAACAAGTTGCAGTGGACTCTTTTAGGGAGAATTTGCTTTATTGGAATGCCATAATTTTATTACAGAAATCCAGGGCTAATACCAGATCCCTTTTTTTGGGTTTTAGGTAATTTAAGTCAAAGGACTATCAGCGTTGATAACTATGaagtataaaattatatttacaaatctTAAAGTAGAATCTCTTAAGTATTGTGAGCTGCAGGCGTTTGCTGACTATACAGACATTTATTATTCTGTAGATCACAACGACTATAATGAAGCCGAATTACTTATGAATATAGAATATATGGAAACATTGGTATGAAttcaaaaaatcataatttaaaccTAAATCCTAATAAGCCCCAGCTTATGATATTTCGCAATAAAAGTCAAAAAGAATTTCTGAaatccaaaataaatattaatattagtagtACCAGACTGATAGTATGATATGTGAGTTCTACTGAAAACTTGGATGTTATTTCAGATGTTCAATTAACATTTAAAGAGCaccttaagaaaaaatttcaaaaaacttcTGTCATTCAAAATACTGTATAAAAGCCGAAATATGTTAAATGTTAGTTACGTAAACAAACATGTGAATCTCTTGTTTTGTCGCATTTTTATCATAGTGATTCAGTTTatggattttctttaaatttggaaagTAGGGTAAATATTCATAGAGTTCAAAATGCTTGGATGAGGTTTGTCAAtggattttgaaaatttgatcaTGTATCTCATTTATAACAGAATATTGGATATagaaaggaaaatataaaaaatagtgttaTTACCTGGAATGGCTTCAAAATTGGGAAAATATTAAAGGTAGATTCAAATGCccgaaacaaaattataaatgactgTTAATCCTcctaaaaaaaaagacgaaataAAAACTTAAGATATAATAAcatgtgttttgttttttccatGCCATGTATACCATAATCGTATCCCAAAATTACACACTAAACAAAACAAATCTTACTTTCagcttaattttcatttaattgaaataaatcaaGAAATTACTTTGAAtgaatgcctaaaataaaaacaaaatgattcCAAAAAAATTGGCTTGAAATAACAGGAAGAAACCTAAAATCACTTTAGAATCACATCAAATCCTGTTACGTTCAATGACATtgtcattaaaacaaaaacataaaaaaactcatAATAACGCAATGGATGTATAAACATTCAATCAACGAAATATTTCTCGAAAAAAGCAGCATCATGTGGCAACAGTGCTATTACGGACATCCACGAGACATGACGGATCCATCCGATACCTACTTACCAGCTTGACCGTTATTCCAAATTACGTTTACGCGCAAGGCGGtgttgtcataattttttttttaatcaattactatactatttttcaaaatgctctcattcccttaaatctgctcgaatcccgttataacccggtgttttcgtgatgtaggtgatgggaattagccgctggtatagttcaTCAAGTTTcgaatttaataacatttacttaatttaccaaaaatgtaGCGTTCAATTCTCTTATGAGCCACGAGAATCGTGTGCATGATATCATGTGCATTGAGACAACAATCAGCGTCACGCCTTACGCTATTTTAACATTTCGCGTTCAAATGCGATCTTTACACCCGATCATATGATCCGTTTTGGATGTTTTCCAGACTTTATAACACGCCTGTTGCTCGCAGTCGCAGTTCAGCTTATATCGTGTTTGTTTAAAACGGAAAAACTCTTGATGGCTCCACTTGacttatttattaatcaataaattcACCTTTGTAGGTCAGggtattaaataaacaaataaaattgcacaaGGTACAACCTGACTGAAGGAAGTCGAGTACGTTAGTTTATGCATTAAGGTGTAGTCAATATTGGGTTTATAAACATAACGTTCATCAGGTTTTAAGTGGTGCATAGCAGACGTAAAAgtctatgtatttttttcttagcttaATGTGATTCTAAAATACACTTAGAATGATATTATAACGCATTGTGTAAATAATGTCGGGTCTTTGATATGAATCATTATCTCTATTGATGATATTTCTAAAGATTAACGTGAAATGCCATTGACCATCCATAATAAATATACCTACTTTAATAAAGTGGCTTCTAAGGGCACCTGATACACTTTTGTTTATCTAACAAACTATCAGCAAAAGCTGGTTCTTTCGTGTCCTGGGTAATTAAGTAAATGGTCCATTTCTTAGAAACGCATGACTGAGGCAGGTAGACGAGAAAAATTGCggaactcttttttttttagaaataccGAAAGCGGTAACGAAAATGGTAAAGAACCAACATTTGCAACGTCCAAAATCCTGCTGACGCAAAAGGAAATGACCAAGTGGTCATTTACTGATGAAGAAGATGAGTGTAAAACGAGCGTGGTTTTCTATAGGTGAAACCACCCACTGTTTTTCGTTTGCTATTAGTTTTATAGTTCTGCGAATTAGCATATTTTTCGCTgtatttttggttattttttttaacaaatattgacGCAATTTGTTTGTCTAATAACGCTTCTATTGTTTTATGTACAGGATTTAAATCTATTAGCACATGTGGTTTttactaaaattgtttttggaATAAATGTGTGCTAGATTTTTCGAGATTTTTGAACTATTGTTGAAGACTTCCTTTGTATTTCTGACAGAAATATGTCAAAGAAGTTTCAACTTTTGGATATTTTTGTTGGTCTTTATTTATAATCGAATGAAACATCGATTGTACTAatgattgttttaaatatttccgaAATTTCTGCAGtagattataattattattatccattaatttttcttgggtTTCCTATAGGAAATAACCATTTTTGACATAAACATTAATTTGTTGCCCTTTATTGATTAGTAAACagcacaaaaaataatttttaagttccattttctaaaatttgaaatacgttaataaattcctattttttcCCCACAGTATcgattacaaaaattaaaaatcattaattgtctcattttgaaaagaaatctgtTTTTAATTAGAGGCTTttcaaaattgacaaaaaaaatcttaaaaagtaCTAATTTGgtcttgtttttaatttacattttcagGGTTCTTTCCTTTAAATGTAATCAAGAAATGGAGAGAAGATGGAGCAGGTGCatgaattcaaataaaacgGGTTTCGTTCCAGAAGCAGTGCGGATGTTTCGGCCTTTATTTAGCTAGCAATCTTCAGGGTTATTTCTGCTTAtgaaattattatagagttttaattaaacaagaatATATTATAGAGTTTTATTTGAAGTCCCAAAGCTGCTACACTTTCTCTTAATTTAACCCTAAGGACACCAaactttattcatttaataaaggTAATTGGGAAAATCAAATTTGCATTCAAAAATTCCTTATATGTAACACGCTTATGAGAATTATtatacgtttttttattttatattttgcaatCTCCTATtagaagttttttattattatagacttatttcaaaattatacagggagctaaaaaaatgtttttggttaaaatgttttttttttcaaattttctttattaacttaaaaaccaaaaaGCATGGACTCTTGATAATTTGTTCAAACATTTCTCaattgaaatgattaaatacCTACTTCagcgtttttttgaaaaatatacagggaattggggaaaacatttttttgctaaaataatttttttcctgaatattttaatgaacttTTTTGGCTGAAGAAATAGAATGactcaagaaataaaaattccagCACAGAAAACATACttacaaaattctgcttttctAAAACCCATAGATAAAACTGatgtaaaaagtttttaaataaaaatttaatttcaaaaatttagcttaaatacaaataaagcCCCAGGATTTGACAATATAATtcgatttattaataaaaaacattgcTGACTATATTCTGAGTCCGTTATTACAAATTGTTAACCTCTGTTTTACAACAGGTCTATGcccaaattattttaaaatttgtaacgtcaaaccaatttttaaaagcgGATATAAAAGTAGTTGCACAAACTATTGCTCAATTTCagcattttcgaaaaaaattttaaatcaagaattgtagactttataaataaaaactaaattttacatGAAAATCAATTCGTATTTCGGCAAAACCTAGGAACTGAGGAGGCACTCAGGCACCAAGACATTTTTCTCGATCGGCGAAAAGCATTTGATAGTGTCCATTTGAATTTATTACTCTTAACGATGGAAGTGTACGTTTTTCGAGGAATAGTATTACAGCTGTTAAAGAGTTACTTTAAAGATCGTATCCAAAGAGTTACTATTGGTACTAGTAAAGGCTCACAAAGAATTGTGGAATATGGAATCCCCCAAGGAACTGTTTTAGGTCCGGTGCTGTTCATTCTGTACTTGAATTATTTTCTGGATCATCAGGAGGATTTTGAAATTGTCTCTTTTGCAGACGATAGTGTGTGTTTCATAAATTAGATTAAAACGTTAAATGCCAAAAGACCTTAAAATGGGTTAAAAAATGGCTAGACCGTTTTAACTAGGAAAAAAAAGTTCTACCTTTCCATGTAGATTCTCGATCAAAACCACAATTGGAAAACTTACTAATAGTACACGAGTATGCTTGTACAAAAACGCTACCATGCAAATGCGTTAATTACGTTGAAATAGTCGAGAAAATAAGTAACTAACTAAGTAAGTACCAAACTAcagaaaatcatatttattttaaaaaaactaaggtcttatatgaataaaaataattaaaagactATATATACTATAGCTTATTTGAGTTTATTCTTCAATATGGCATAAAAGCATGGGGAAGCAGTTAAATAGCTAAACTGCCTTAAGTAGTGTGGAAAAAACACAGAAATGGTGTATAAAAACCGCCTGTATGTACccaatacatttattattttaagagttTAGTGTTCTTAGGGTAAGGCAACTTTATGCGACCAGACTCCTATGATATGTTTCAAAGTACcctcagaaaataaaattgcttaccAAAGAGATGTACGAAACTAgacaaataaaacataatagGGTCTCTCAAAAGTGCATTTCTTATATGgcacctaaaatatttaatctgcTTTCAACcaatgtaaagaaaataatgcaCTTTAGAGCTTTAATAAGTACTATTTTAATCGTGTATACATATGttctttttgtaattattttattaatactttaagtttttatttattttataatttaatatttttaaaattgattaatatAGGTTAATTGATAGAATTACTTAGAAGATAAAACTTACATAGCACTAATTATTAGAGCAAGACCAAAGCGCGAAAAAACGCTACGCGCTGGCGCACTAGTTGCCTAAGTAGATGTCTTCTTTTCCATAGTTAAGCCATGACCCAATGTGCTCTAActgtttattcatttaataatttattttttttttacttagttgTATTTTCAGCAAATATTGAATAAACTAATGTATAAGTATTAGTTACACCCTATAGAACACTGGAGAGGTGCCAGTGTAGGCCTGATTTGCTGAGTGTCAGGCTCTTTAACAGATTGCTTTCACTGGTAAGGAAATTCTCGCTAACCAATTCAAAAATAgagttaaatcatttttaatcaaaaaggCGTTCTATAGCACCTCAGAGTTTCTTAAACTTAGAGTCTTAGACATGTAGTATTTTTAAGCCCTTAAGTAGTTATCATTTTATGACTTTGTGTAAATGCTTGTTAATTTTcatatgtaatatattttggtattttttgtaTAGTAATGTTCCCTCTCAGCAATTTCGCATGAATATATAGCTATAAAGTTTTCTATATGTCATCCTCATTTAACCATGTCTCAGATAGAGCTAGAATAGTACATGGTTCAATAATTAAGAAATGTTTTATATCATCAACTTTGCTACGAATACGTTATTATCATCatctttccttaaaaaaaaattaaaatgaaaaatatgcaATTGCTCATGTAATCTTGAAAATGTATAATTGGTCCTGTACTAAAAGTCCATCCTAGAAAAAATCccttaagattaaaaaaaaagtcccgTAACGATATTCCCCTTCCACCGAGATCCTAGTGGGGGAACAAAGTCTAAAATATAAAGTGAACTCGACAGCCGCATTGAGGTTGTTTCGTTATCATTACGATACCGGTAAGACCGCAGAAAGCTTCTCTCTATCGACTGAAGGTCTGTGATCCGAtcgagaaataaattaattattatcgaATCTTTCGAGACGCGacttttaatttgaaatgtGTGTCGGAAGAGTGCCGCAAAGTGAGGAGTGTCTCAATTACCCGTTGAGCCTCAAGTACGAAGATGTGCCCGCGATTGAGGAGGTGTATCCGGAGCGTAAGAAAAAACCTCAAAAGTACGAGAATCAGTTGACCCAAGATGTTCTGGCTGTGACAACTATGTGGACCAAAGATTTGTTCTTTTCTCTAAATGGATACATGAAGTCTATTAGTGAGACCCCTGCATACaggtatatataaaaatgaaactttcCAAACAATCGTATTTCGACATAAATCTAAatagcatttattttattttattgtcatGTATTAAAAACAACAATAGGGTCTATTAGTGACGTCaagcttattatttttattacttttcacatgcataacttttaaaaaatgttttaagttttATGCACGAACAGGAACCAAAATAACGAATGCACCTCAATAGCGATAAcgttttattacataaatataattacacCCTTATCTGGATTGTCCTTAAGATTTCAATGAGTAACGTGCCGAAGCTCACGTCACCTAAATTTTTGCTTGATTTTCCAGAATCTTATGTCAAACCACCCAACCAGCCCACTTAGTGACTTCAATAGCCGTACTATGGATCGCCTTTTTATGCTTACCAAGCAAAAGATCAGTATCATCCTTATCTCCCTTATGGACCTTGCTCTACTTGGGATCATTTAGCGCCCACTTTGGCGCCCAAATCTGGATGACCTTTGTTTCCGGACTAGCTCTCTACTTTTCACTGCCTAGGCACACCTTTGGGAGCGTTCAGAAGATCTTATTTCCAAAATACTTCTTACTCAacgcatttttgagtttgatcACCTTAGCCATCTTCTTG
This window harbors:
- the LOC126748572 gene encoding transmembrane protein 205; this translates as MCVGRVPQSEECLNYPLSLKYEDVPAIEEVYPERKKKPQKYENQLTQDVLAVTTMWTKDLFFSLNGYMKSISETPAYRILCQTTQPAHLVTSIAVLWIAFLCLPSKRSVSSLSPLWTLLYLGSFSAHFGAQIWMTFVSGLALYFSLPRHTFGSVQKILFPKYFLLNAFLSLITLAIFLRAKNSELRTTEIAVQAFAMSLCFLTELVIFLYLTPPLLALIAMKIEMEKDAGVGMEVGKLEPGKLLKCPHYVKIHKAFRKVHMSIAIGNIFTMACTSMHLYYLACRLCALSL